The Maridesulfovibrio salexigens DSM 2638 region TAAACATTGTCGATTTCATGGCTCTTTCTGTTGATGATTTTCTTGAGCAGCTTGGTGCTAGGGGAGTGCTTATCGATGGCAAGAAGGTGAAATTTACGAGAGCGGATGCCGCTGTCATAAAATTTGAACCGGGATTTCGTTATGCAGTGCTTTCATGGCTCCTAGATCCGCAGATTGCATATTTTCTTCTGCTTGGCGGAATTTTAGGTTTATTTTTTGAGCTCACCCATCCCGGAGTAATTCTGCCCGGTGTGATTGGTGCCTTTTGTTTAGTGACAGGGCTTTATGCCATGTCCGTCCTGCCTACAAACGCCGCCGGTTTACTTTTGCTTCTGCTCGGAGCAGTGCTTTTTCTGCTTGAAGTATTTATTGTAAGTTATGGACTGCTCAGTCTCGGAGCTGTGATCAGTCTCTTTGTCGGATCTTTAGTGTTGTTTAGGGAAGGTACTCCGGGAATACCTTTGGGAACTATTTTAGGAACCGTATTCACTTTTGCCGCATTTATCGGAGTCATTGTTTATCTGGTAGCCAAGGCTCAGATTTCCAAATCAGGCGTAGGTATGGATAGTATGATTGGTCTTGAGGGCGAAGTGCTTGAGCTCAAAGGTGAGATTATGAAAGT contains the following coding sequences:
- a CDS encoding NfeD family protein, producing the protein MLSLEIQGSISPAQVHLLEDALEQAGDDNHDLVLLRLDTPGGLGTSMRELVKIIMNSKIPICVWVGPEGAHAASAGTFITAAAQVAAMSPGTSIGAASPVSSSGDELPETMSKKVTGDMVSLIKGIARKRGRNIGWYAKSVQDGVSVDAQDAVTLNIVDFMALSVDDFLEQLGARGVLIDGKKVKFTRADAAVIKFEPGFRYAVLSWLLDPQIAYFLLLGGILGLFFELTHPGVILPGVIGAFCLVTGLYAMSVLPTNAAGLLLLLLGAVLFLLEVFIVSYGLLSLGAVISLFVGSLVLFREGTPGIPLGTILGTVFTFAAFIGVIVYLVAKAQISKSGVGMDSMIGLEGEVLELKGEIMKVRVRGEIWNAETIDKTFFNPGTMIKVVEARGLTLIIVRNS